A window of Equus przewalskii isolate Varuska chromosome 16, EquPr2, whole genome shotgun sequence contains these coding sequences:
- the EFNB2 gene encoding ephrin-B2 has translation MAARRDSLWKYCWGVLMVLCRTAISRSIVLEPIYWNSSNSKFLPGQGLVLYPQIGDKLDIICPKVDSKTVGQYEYYKVYMVDKDQADRCTIKKENTPLLNCARPDQDVKFTIKFQEFSPNLWGLEFQKNRDYYIISTSNGSLEGLDNQEGGVCQTRAMKILMKVGQDASSAGSPRHNDPTRRPELEAGTNGRSSTTSPFVKPNPGSSTDGNSAGHSGNNILGSEVALFAGIASGCIIFIVIIITLVVLLLKYRRRHRKHSPQHTATLSLSTLATPKRSGNNNGSEPSDIIIPLRTADSVFCPHYEKVSGDYGHPVYIVQEMPPQSPANIYYKV, from the exons ATGGCCGCGAGGAGGGACTCCTTGTGGAAGTACTGCTGGGGAGTTTTGATGGTTTTATGCAGAACTGCCATTTCCAGATCGATAGTTTTAGAGCCCATCTATTGGAATTCCTCGAACTCCAA ATTTCTACCTGGACAAGGACTGGTACTATACCCACAGATAGGAGACAAATTGGATATTATTTGCCCCAAAGTGGACTCTAAAACTGTTGGCCAGTATGAATATTATAAAGTTTATATGGTTGATAAAGACCAAGCAGACAGATGCACTATTAAGAAGGAAAATACCCCTCTCCTCAACTGTGCCAGACCAGACCAAGATGTAAAATTCACTATCAAGTTTCAAGAATTCAGCCCTAACCTGTGGGGTCTAGAATTTCAGAAGAACAGAGATTATTACATTATAT ctACATCAAATGGGTCTTTGGAGGGCCTGGATAACCAGGAGGGAGGGGTGTGCCAGACAAGAGCCATGAAGATCCTCATGAAAGTTGGACAAG ATGCAAGTTCTGCTGGGTCACCCAGGCATAATGATCCAACAAGACGTCCAGAACTAGAAGCTGGTACAAACGGAAGAAGTTCAACAACAAGTCCCTTTGTCAAACCAAACCCAG GTTCTAGCACAGACGGCAACAGCGCCGGACATTCTGGGAACAATATCCTCGGTTCCGAAGTGGCCTTATTCGCAGGGATTGCTTCAGGATGCATCATcttcatcgtcatcatcatcacgcTCGTGGTCCTCCTGCTGAAGTACCGGAGAAGACACAGGAAGCACTCACCGCAGCACACGGCCACGCTGTCGCTCAGCACGTTGGCCACGCCCAAGCGCAGTGGCAACAACAACGGCTCGGAGCCCAGTGACATTATCATCCCGCTGAGGACTGCGGACAGTGTTTTCTGCCCCCACTACGAGAAGGTCAGTGGGGATTATGGGCACCCGGTGTACATAGTCCAGGAGAtgcctccccagagcccagcgAACATTTACTACAAGGTCTGA